GCTGGTGGAGATGGACGGCTTCGAGTCCAACGAGGGCGTCATCATCATCGCGGCGACCAACCGGCCGGACGTGCTGGACCCGGCGCTGCTGCGCCCCGGCCGCTTCGACCGGCAGGTCGTGGTGCCGAACCCCGACGTGAACGGGCGCGAGCGTATCCTGCGGGTGCACATGCGGAAGGTTCCCCTGGCCTCCGACGTGGAGCCGAAGGTGATCGCGCGCGGCACGCCGGGCTTCTCGGGCGCCGACCTGGCGAACCTCGTGAACGAGGCGGCGCTGCTGGCGGCTCGCACCGGGCGCCGCACGGTGGGCATGCACGAGTTCGAGCAGGCCAAGGACAAGGTGCTGATGGGCAGCGAGCGCCGCTCGCTGGTCATGAGCGAGGCCGAGAAGCGGATGACGGCCTATCACGAGGCCGGCCACGCCCTGATCGCGATGAGCGAGGAGGAGTGCGACCCCGTCCACAAGGCCACCATCATCCCGCGCGGCCGCGCGCTGGGCTTGGTGATGTCCCTGCCGGAGGGCGACCGCTACTCCAAGCACAAGTCCAAGATGAACGCCGAGCTGGCAATGGCCATGGGTGGCCGCGTCGCGGAGGAGATCATCTTCGGGGCGGACAAGGTGTCCAACGGTGCCTCGGGCGACATCAAGATGGCGACCGACCTCTCGCGCCGGATGGTCACGGAGTGGGGCATGTCCGACAAGATCGGCATGGTCGCCTACGGCTCGAACGACCAGGAGGTGTTCCTGGGGCATTCGGTGACGCAGTCGAAGAACCTCTCCGAGGCGACGGCGCAGGCGATCGACAGCGAGATCCGCTCGATCATCGACACGGCCTACCAGCGCGCGAAGAAGACGCTGACCGAGCGGATCGAGGACCTGCACGCCCTGGCCAAGGGGCTGCTGGAGTACGAGACCCTCTCGGGCGACGAGATCAAGAGCCTGCTGCGCGGCGACCCGATCGTGCGGGACCGGCCGGACGAGCCGGTGAACCAGGGGCGGGGCAG
This genomic window from Pararoseomonas sp. SCSIO 73927 contains:
- the ftsH gene encoding ATP-dependent zinc metalloprotease FtsH → MNNFGRNLALWVIVALLLVALFNLFQPSGNSSQRGMQVAYSDFLNEVQQGHVRDATIQGRIVSGQLQDGRTFSTYTPEDPQLIQRLTEKGVRVVARPEESDVNPLFQILISWFPMLLLIGVWVFFMRQMQGGGGRAMGFGKSKAKLLTEKQGRVTFEDVAGIEEAKSELEEVVDFLRDPQKFQRLGGKIPKGVLLVGPPGTGKTLLARSVAGEANVPFFTISGSDFVEMFVGVGASRVRDMFEQGKKNAPCIIFIDEIDAVGRHRGAGLGGGNDEREQTLNQMLVEMDGFESNEGVIIIAATNRPDVLDPALLRPGRFDRQVVVPNPDVNGRERILRVHMRKVPLASDVEPKVIARGTPGFSGADLANLVNEAALLAARTGRRTVGMHEFEQAKDKVLMGSERRSLVMSEAEKRMTAYHEAGHALIAMSEEECDPVHKATIIPRGRALGLVMSLPEGDRYSKHKSKMNAELAMAMGGRVAEEIIFGADKVSNGASGDIKMATDLSRRMVTEWGMSDKIGMVAYGSNDQEVFLGHSVTQSKNLSEATAQAIDSEIRSIIDTAYQRAKKTLTERIEDLHALAKGLLEYETLSGDEIKSLLRGDPIVRDRPDEPVNQGRGSVPSSGRPNPRPDTGGMQPAGA